The Kineococcus endophyticus genome includes a region encoding these proteins:
- a CDS encoding DEAD/DEAH box helicase, producing MTSSASRGSRTSTTTPGTTPGTTRGVPADGSVPQPRRRRRATAPGTAPREQAARPARPEVVSDAVTEVVADDRSFAELGVPQALVDVLAARGVSSPFPIQTATLPDSLAGRDVLGRGRTGSGKTIAFALPLVARLAASKTPRRSTRPRSLVLVPTRELANQVAASVTPMAQAVGLRTAVVFGGVGQNPQVTALAQGVDVLIACPGRLEDLIGQGHCRLDAVEVTVLDEADHMADLGFLPGVKRLMDATPVVGQRLLFSATLDNGIDVLVKRYLSEPVVHSVDPAVAPVSTMEHHVLEVATDTKAALVRELAAGRGRTVLFTRTKHSAKKLAKQLTAAGIPAVDLHGNLSQNARERNLGAFSDGSVRVLCATDIAARGIHVDEVGLVVHVDPPTEHKAYLHRSGRTARAGAGGLVVTVATPDQRGDVRTLARQAGIAPRWTPVGTGHALTAQLVGPTAAYVDPADSPVPTAPPQPQRTAKPRTAPATSGGRAPAAASRPAAAGAGAAPGGAPRRRRRGGRGGRGGAGSPGTATR from the coding sequence GTGACTTCGTCCGCGTCCCGCGGCTCCCGCACGTCCACCACCACCCCCGGCACCACCCCCGGCACCACCCGTGGCGTCCCCGCCGACGGCTCCGTGCCCCAGCCGCGTCGCCGTCGCCGCGCGACCGCCCCGGGCACCGCTCCCCGCGAGCAGGCCGCCCGCCCGGCGCGTCCCGAGGTCGTCTCCGACGCCGTGACCGAGGTCGTCGCCGACGACCGGTCCTTCGCCGAGCTCGGTGTCCCGCAGGCCCTCGTCGACGTCCTCGCCGCCCGCGGGGTCTCCAGCCCGTTCCCGATCCAGACCGCCACGCTGCCGGACTCCCTCGCGGGGCGCGACGTCCTGGGCCGCGGCCGCACGGGCAGCGGCAAGACGATCGCCTTCGCCCTGCCGCTCGTGGCGCGGCTCGCGGCGTCGAAGACCCCGCGCCGCAGCACGCGTCCCCGATCCCTCGTCCTCGTGCCGACCCGGGAGCTCGCCAACCAGGTCGCGGCCTCGGTGACGCCGATGGCGCAGGCCGTGGGTCTGCGCACGGCGGTCGTCTTCGGCGGCGTCGGACAGAACCCGCAGGTCACGGCGCTCGCGCAGGGCGTCGACGTCCTCATCGCCTGCCCGGGCCGGCTCGAGGACCTGATCGGCCAGGGCCACTGCCGCCTCGACGCCGTCGAGGTCACCGTGCTCGACGAGGCCGACCACATGGCCGACCTCGGCTTCCTGCCCGGCGTGAAGCGCCTCATGGACGCGACCCCGGTCGTCGGCCAGCGCCTGCTGTTCTCGGCGACGCTGGACAACGGCATCGACGTCCTCGTGAAGCGGTACCTGTCCGAGCCCGTCGTGCACTCGGTCGACCCGGCCGTCGCCCCCGTCTCGACGATGGAGCACCACGTCCTCGAGGTCGCCACCGACACCAAGGCCGCCCTCGTGCGTGAGCTGGCCGCCGGCCGGGGCCGCACGGTCCTGTTCACCCGGACCAAGCACTCCGCGAAGAAGCTGGCCAAGCAGCTCACCGCGGCCGGGATCCCCGCCGTCGACCTGCACGGCAACCTCAGCCAGAACGCCCGCGAGCGCAACCTCGGCGCCTTCTCCGACGGGTCGGTCCGGGTGCTGTGCGCCACCGACATCGCGGCCCGCGGCATCCACGTCGACGAGGTCGGTCTCGTCGTGCACGTCGACCCGCCGACCGAGCACAAGGCCTACCTGCACCGCTCCGGCCGCACGGCGCGCGCCGGCGCCGGCGGTCTCGTCGTCACGGTGGCGACCCCCGACCAGCGCGGCGACGTCCGCACGCTGGCGCGCCAGGCGGGCATCGCGCCGCGGTGGACGCCCGTCGGCACCGGTCACGCGCTCACCGCGCAGCTGGTCGGCCCGACCGCCGCCTACGTCGACCCCGCCGACTCGCCCGTCCCGACCGCCCCGCCGCAGCCGCAGCGGACGGCCAAGCCGCGGACGGCACCCGCGACGAGCGGTGGCCGTGCTCCGGCGGCCGCGAGCCGTCCGGCCGCGGCCGGTGCCGGGGCGGCTCCCGGCGGCGCGCCGCGTCGCCGTCGTCGCGGGGGTCGTGGTGGCCGCGGGGGCGCGGGCTCGCCCGGTACCGCGACGCGCTGA